The following coding sequences lie in one Chiroxiphia lanceolata isolate bChiLan1 chromosome 19, bChiLan1.pri, whole genome shotgun sequence genomic window:
- the FADS6 gene encoding fatty acid desaturase 6 isoform X2 — protein sequence MASAGRATEPGLPREMAMENGDTAGQRGQQVNGEVSGTPRLRGMGDPLLRDKTAPDGSRTEVMAAGWESGPALGDEDGTPGGVPQPTGQQEEALMTELSELVQKVVKSSSWWERHGVDISILACSFLLLPAGFLCLRSAQTIPFLAGVLTLGVVHHTLTVKGSHLASHNALTESKSWGKVWAIFFIELCSAFTVEQATYNHVKIHHGYTNVIGLGDSSTWKLPFLNRYVYMFIAPLAVPILTPLVALDLLRNVEWKAALRTLCCMFLGFYCHYWLLLHVSGFQSPWSALLCMLLTRSLLAHPYIHVNIFQIKPIVSQYLKQKKLPYNEDTYGSRLRLFLQRYEELMVHAPPITELVGIQ from the exons ATGGCCAGCGCCGGGAGAGCCACCGAGCCGGGACTGCC TAGGGAGATGGCGATGGAGAACGGGGACACGGcgggacagaggggacagcagGTCAACGGTGAGGTCAGCGGTACCCCCCGGCTCCGGGGGATGGGGGATCCCCTGCTCCGGGACAAGACAGCACCTGACGGCAGCAGGACAGAGGTGATGGCAGCGGGCTGGGAGTCGGGACCAGCGCTGGGTGACGAGGATGGGACCCCCGGGGGGGTCCCACAGCCaacagggcagcaggaggaagccCTGATGACCGAGCTCTCAGAGCTGGTGCAGAAGGTggtgaagagcagcagctggtgggaaCGGCACGGTGTGGACATCAGCATCCTTGCCTGcagcttcctcctgctcccGGCAG GGTTCCTGTGCCTGCGGTCAGCCCAGACCATCCCTTTCCTGGCGGGTGTCCTCACCCTCGGCGTGGTGCATCACACCCTGACTGTCAAGGGCAGCCACCTGGCCAGCCACAATGCCTTGACCGAGTCCAAGTCCTGGGGCAAAGTGTGGGCCATCTTCTTCATTGAg ctctgctcagctttCACAGTCGAGCAGGCCACCTACAACCACGTGAAGATCCACCACGGCTACACCAACGTCATCGGCCTTGGGGACTCCAGCACCTGGAAACTTCCTTTCCTGAACCGCTACGTCTACATGTTCATTGCCCCTCTCGCAGTGCCCATCTTGACCCCTCTGGTTGCACTTG ATTTGTTGAGGAATGTGGAGTGGAAGGCAGCTCTCCGGACCCTCTGCTGCATGTTCCTGGGTTTTTACTGCCATTACTGGCTGCTGCTCCACGTCTCAGGCTTCCAGTCGCCGTGGTCCGCCCTGCTCTGCATGCTGCTCACCCGCTCCCTCCTGGCACATCCCTACATCCACGTCAACATATTCCAG atcAAGCCCATTGTCTCCCAGTACCTGAAGCAGAAGAAGCTGCCCTACAACGAGGACACCTACGGCTCCAGGCTCCGGCTCTTCCTCCAGAGATACGAGGAGCTGATGGTCCACGCTCCCCCCATCACGGAGCTGGTGGGCATCCAGTGA
- the FDXR gene encoding NADPH:adrenodoxin oxidoreductase, mitochondrial, whose protein sequence is MAAGRAPLGLRRWLSSPAPAPRVCVVGSGPAGFYTAQHILKHHSGAQVDIYEKLPVPFGLVRFGVAPDHPEVKNVINTFTQTAHSGRCAYYGNVTVGRDVTVPELRQAYHAVVLSYGAEDNRVLGIPGENLSGVYSARAFVGWYNGLPENRDLKPDLSCETALILGHGNVALDIARILLSPLQLLRKTDITDSSLAALACSKVKRVWLVGRRGPLQVAFTIKELREMINLPGAIAVLDPADFTGLENAVKDAPRPRKRLTELMIKTALEKPREKPVEAQAAQAAASREWGLKFQRSPQEVLPTPDGKRARGVRMALTRLEGSGDSARAIPTGEVEELECGLVLSSIGYRSLPLDPAVPFDTQRGIIPNSSGRVEGVPGLYCSGWVKRGPTGVIITTMNDSFDTAQSVLEDLQGGVLDMSPSREGFRAVESILLSRGVRPVSFSDWEKIDAAEVARGKAAGKPREKIVDPAEMLRLIGH, encoded by the exons ATGGCAGCGGGACGAGCCCCGCTCG GGCTGCGGCGGTGGCTGTCCTCGCCCGCCCCGGCGCCGCGGGTCTGCGTGGTGGGCAGCGGCCCCGCCGGCTTCTACACGGCTCAGCACATCCTCAAG caccacagcGGGGCCCAGGTGGACATCTACGAGAAGCTGCCCGTTCCCTTCGGGCTCGTCCGTTTTGGGGTGGCCCCAGACCACCCCGAAGTGAAG AATGTGATCAACACCTTCACGCAGACGGCGCACTCGGGGCGCTGTGCCTACTACGGGAATGTCACCGTGGGCAGGGACGTCACGGTGCCGGAGCTGCGGCAGGCCTACCACGCCGTGGTGCTG AGTTATGGTGCTGAAGACAACCGGGTCCTGGGGATCCCAGGGGAGAACCTCTCCGGTGTGTATTCGGCCCGAGCATTCGTGGGCTGGTACAACGGGCTGCCCGAGAACCGGGAC ctgAAACCTGACCTGAGCTGTGAGACAGCACTGATTCTGGGTCATGGCAACGTGGCGCTGGACATTGCCCGGATCCTCCTGTCCCCACTGCAACTCCTCAGG AAGACAGACATCACTGACAGCTCCCTGGCAGCTCTTGCCTGCAGCAAGGTGAAGCGTGTCTGGCTGGTTGGGAGGAGGGGACCTCTCCAAGTTGCTTTCACTATCAAG GAGCTGCGGGAGATGATAAACCTTCCTGGTGCCATAGCTGTCCTGGACCCTGCTGACTTCACAGGCCTCGAAAATGCTGTTAAAG aTGCTCCCAGGCCCAGGAAGCGACTGACTGAGCTGATGATCAAAACAGCCCTGGAGAAGCCCAGGGAGAAGCCAGTggaggcacaggcagcacaggcagcagcctcCCGGGAGTGGGGGCTGAAGTTCCAGCGCAGCCCCCAGGAAGTGCTGCCCACCCCTGATGGGAAGAGGGCGAGGGGCGTCCGCATGGCCCTGACCCGCCTGGAG GGCTCAGGTGACTCTGCCAGAGCCATCCCCACTGGAgaggtggaggagctggagtgtGGGCTGGTGCTCAGCAGCATCGGGTACCGGAGCCTGCCGTTGGACCCGGCCGTGCCCTTCGACACCCAGCGTGGCATCATCCCCAACAGCTCGGGCAGAGTGGAGGGTGTCCCAG GTCTGTACTGCAGCGGGTGGGTGAAGAGAGGACCCACAGGCGTGATCATCACCACCATGAACGACAGCTTTGACACTGCCCAGTCTGTGCTGGAGGATCTCCAAGGGGGTGTGCTGGACATGTCCCCCTCCAGAGAAGGCTTTAGGGCCGTGGAGAGCATCCTGCTCAGCCGAG GGGTCCGTCCTGTTTCCTTCTCGGACTGGGAGAAGATCGATGCTGCCGAAGTGGCGAGAGGCAAAGCTGCTGGCAAACCCCGGGAGAAGATCGTGGATCCTGCGGAGATGCTGCGGCTGATCGGTCACTAG
- the FADS6 gene encoding fatty acid desaturase 6 isoform X1: MASAGRATEPGLPREMAMENGDTAGQRGQQVNGEVSGTPRLRGMGDPLLRDKTAPDGSRTEVMAAGWESGPALGDEDGTPGGVPQPTGQQEEALMTELSELVQKVVKSSSWWERHGVDISILACSFLLLPAGFLCLRSAQTIPFLAGVLTLGVVHHTLTVKGSHLASHNALTESKSWGKVWAIFFIELCSAFTVEQATYNHVKIHHGYTNVIGLGDSSTWKLPFLNRYVYMFIAPLAVPILTPLVALDLLRNVEWKAALRTLCCMFLGFYCHYWLLLHVSGFQSPWSALLCMLLTRSLLAHPYIHVNIFQHIGLPMFAADRKPKRIHLMSLGVLNLPRNALLDWSFGHSLISCHVEHHLFPSLSDNMCLKIKPIVSQYLKQKKLPYNEDTYGSRLRLFLQRYEELMVHAPPITELVGIQ, encoded by the exons ATGGCCAGCGCCGGGAGAGCCACCGAGCCGGGACTGCC TAGGGAGATGGCGATGGAGAACGGGGACACGGcgggacagaggggacagcagGTCAACGGTGAGGTCAGCGGTACCCCCCGGCTCCGGGGGATGGGGGATCCCCTGCTCCGGGACAAGACAGCACCTGACGGCAGCAGGACAGAGGTGATGGCAGCGGGCTGGGAGTCGGGACCAGCGCTGGGTGACGAGGATGGGACCCCCGGGGGGGTCCCACAGCCaacagggcagcaggaggaagccCTGATGACCGAGCTCTCAGAGCTGGTGCAGAAGGTggtgaagagcagcagctggtgggaaCGGCACGGTGTGGACATCAGCATCCTTGCCTGcagcttcctcctgctcccGGCAG GGTTCCTGTGCCTGCGGTCAGCCCAGACCATCCCTTTCCTGGCGGGTGTCCTCACCCTCGGCGTGGTGCATCACACCCTGACTGTCAAGGGCAGCCACCTGGCCAGCCACAATGCCTTGACCGAGTCCAAGTCCTGGGGCAAAGTGTGGGCCATCTTCTTCATTGAg ctctgctcagctttCACAGTCGAGCAGGCCACCTACAACCACGTGAAGATCCACCACGGCTACACCAACGTCATCGGCCTTGGGGACTCCAGCACCTGGAAACTTCCTTTCCTGAACCGCTACGTCTACATGTTCATTGCCCCTCTCGCAGTGCCCATCTTGACCCCTCTGGTTGCACTTG ATTTGTTGAGGAATGTGGAGTGGAAGGCAGCTCTCCGGACCCTCTGCTGCATGTTCCTGGGTTTTTACTGCCATTACTGGCTGCTGCTCCACGTCTCAGGCTTCCAGTCGCCGTGGTCCGCCCTGCTCTGCATGCTGCTCACCCGCTCCCTCCTGGCACATCCCTACATCCACGTCAACATATTCCAG CACATCGGCCTCCCCATGTTCGCGGCCGATCGCAAACCCAAGCGGATCCACCTCATGAGCCTGGGTGTCCTCAACCTGCCCCGCAACGCCCTCCTCGACTGGTCCTTCGGCCACTCGCTCATCAGCTGCCACGTGGAGCATCACCTCTTCCCCAGCCTCTCCGACAACATGTGCCTGAAG atcAAGCCCATTGTCTCCCAGTACCTGAAGCAGAAGAAGCTGCCCTACAACGAGGACACCTACGGCTCCAGGCTCCGGCTCTTCCTCCAGAGATACGAGGAGCTGATGGTCCACGCTCCCCCCATCACGGAGCTGGTGGGCATCCAGTGA